In Arthrobacter sp. QXT-31, one genomic interval encodes:
- a CDS encoding AAA family ATPase has translation MDEKLGKFIDDFAQLVQIAQSGQHRVKAGRQLVTTITDHLEVPAESLAVVVEEVPAHRFVDADILMAELAAEDDQFRLVGIGGGDQRHHQSLSDMLQQSQFFPQFPLSQPDYINLAVGPDEQRQAVALGLWLFRHEGRPVAVLQRDAAPRYGRQTACLEVLASEAKNTADFLAEFRRRMQRGSVLKGQVISLVMGEYGPSTGGVTFHARPGLAASDVILPQGLLRKVADHALGIAAHRESLNEYGQHLKRGILLYGRPGTGKTHTVRYLLSQSTGITAILLSGGSLARISEAAAMARALQPSIVVLEDCDLIAEDRSFGHGPQPLLFEVLDAMDGLDHDADVAFILTTNRVDMLERALAQRPGRVDLAVDIPLPALDERIGLVTLYARGIPFSPGAVRDAAARTEGTTASFARELVRRAVVRAALDGSAVSDSYLLGAVEELMADGETLTRSLLGSGPAGGGDGLGGPGLPGAGFGGHGFPGPGFPGPGPFGPGSTGFAGPG, from the coding sequence ATGGATGAAAAATTGGGGAAGTTCATCGATGATTTCGCGCAGCTGGTTCAGATCGCGCAGTCCGGACAGCACCGGGTGAAGGCCGGAAGGCAGCTGGTGACAACGATCACGGACCATCTGGAGGTGCCGGCCGAATCGCTCGCGGTGGTGGTGGAGGAGGTGCCCGCGCACCGGTTCGTGGACGCGGACATCCTGATGGCCGAACTCGCCGCTGAGGATGATCAGTTCCGGCTTGTGGGCATCGGCGGCGGAGACCAGCGCCATCACCAGTCGCTGAGCGACATGCTGCAGCAGTCCCAGTTTTTCCCGCAGTTTCCGTTGTCCCAGCCCGACTACATCAACCTCGCTGTGGGCCCGGACGAACAGCGGCAGGCCGTGGCGCTGGGCCTGTGGCTGTTCAGGCACGAAGGCCGCCCGGTTGCTGTCCTCCAGCGGGACGCGGCGCCGCGGTACGGGCGGCAAACGGCATGCCTCGAGGTCCTGGCTTCCGAGGCGAAGAACACCGCGGACTTCCTGGCCGAGTTCCGCCGGCGGATGCAGCGCGGCAGCGTGCTGAAAGGCCAGGTCATCTCCCTGGTCATGGGCGAGTACGGGCCCAGCACCGGCGGAGTCACCTTCCATGCCCGGCCGGGGCTCGCCGCCTCCGACGTCATCCTTCCCCAGGGGCTGCTCCGGAAAGTGGCCGATCACGCCCTGGGCATCGCCGCGCACCGGGAGTCGCTGAACGAGTACGGCCAGCACCTCAAGCGCGGCATCCTGCTGTACGGCCGGCCGGGCACCGGCAAGACCCACACCGTGCGGTACCTGCTGAGCCAGAGTACCGGCATCACGGCGATCCTGCTGTCCGGAGGGTCACTGGCCAGGATCTCCGAGGCTGCCGCCATGGCCCGGGCACTGCAGCCGTCGATCGTTGTGCTTGAGGACTGCGACCTGATTGCCGAGGACCGGAGCTTCGGGCACGGGCCGCAGCCGCTGCTGTTCGAGGTGCTCGACGCCATGGACGGCCTGGACCATGACGCCGACGTCGCGTTCATCCTTACCACCAACCGGGTGGACATGCTCGAGCGGGCCCTCGCCCAGCGGCCCGGCCGTGTGGATCTGGCCGTGGACATTCCGCTGCCGGCGCTGGACGAACGCATCGGGCTGGTGACCCTGTATGCACGCGGCATTCCGTTCAGCCCTGGTGCCGTCCGGGACGCGGCCGCCCGCACCGAGGGAACGACGGCCTCCTTCGCGCGTGAACTGGTCCGCCGGGCCGTTGTGCGTGCCGCCCTGGACGGTTCAGCTGTGTCGGACAGCTACCTGCTCGGGGCGGTGGAAGAACTGATGGCCGACGGCGAGACCCTCACCAGGAGCCTGCTGGGCAGCGGCCCCGCCGGCGGCGGGGACGGGTTGGGCGGCCCGGGCCTGCCCGGGGCCGGGTTTGGCGGGCACGGTTTTCCCGGACCGGGATTCCCCGGACCCGGTCCCTTCGGACCGGGGTCCACAGGCTTCGCCGGACCGGGTTAA
- a CDS encoding VOC family protein: MFVPRGSFSSFSVDDVARAREFYGQTLGLAVSDGAMGTLELSMPEGHRIFVYPKDNHEPATFTVLNLVVDDVEAAVDELNAAGVRTKIYDDADLPTDAKGIARGMGPDIAWFKDPAGNVISVINPGSPAP; the protein is encoded by the coding sequence ATGTTTGTGCCCAGGGGTTCGTTTTCCAGCTTCAGCGTCGATGACGTGGCACGGGCGAGGGAGTTCTACGGGCAGACACTGGGCCTGGCGGTATCCGACGGCGCGATGGGCACGCTGGAGCTGTCCATGCCGGAAGGCCACAGGATTTTCGTTTATCCCAAGGACAACCATGAGCCCGCCACCTTCACCGTGCTGAACCTCGTGGTGGACGACGTCGAGGCGGCCGTTGACGAGCTCAACGCGGCTGGCGTCCGGACCAAGATCTACGACGATGCCGACCTGCCCACGGACGCGAAGGGAATCGCCCGCGGGATGGGGCCGGATATCGCGTGGTTCAAGGACCCGGCCGGGAATGTGATTTCTGTGATTAATCCGGGCAGCCCGGCGCCCTGA
- a CDS encoding GH1 family beta-glucosidase — MHPSAKELAAMVPTGFTLGVATAAFQIEGALDEDGRGPAGWDVFAAKPGTIVDGHSPAVACDHYHRMPQDVALMKELGIDSYRFSLAWPRIQPDGRGPVNRAGLDFYDRLLDELLANGISPMVTLYHWDTPLALDEDGGWLNRDTAYRLGEFAAIAAAAYGDRVARWVTINEPATVTTNGYALGLHSPGKADFANGLPTVHHQLLGHGLALQALRAAKVPGEIGMTNVYSPVVPNSGNPLDWISAGAMDVAQNRLYADPVLTGKYPDLIRLGKFFSSFDHPDEDMAVICQPLDFYGMNYYMPTRVAAGGGDSPVPAAMAEAMGDDLKDATPGAPLHIEPWPDTETTAYGWPVKPEYMAVALKEMAERYPNLPPVIITEGGASFEDVKVRDKSTNRTFIPDERRLRYLSDHLGTALRATAPGGEAEKIDLRGYYVWSLMDNFEWSGGYKQPFGLVHVDFETQERTPKASFYWFQELQEERKLAASADAAVAAAAAAPEGAVTDGMLTDIGMSDGGMPDGGPVT, encoded by the coding sequence ATGCATCCTTCCGCCAAAGAATTGGCCGCCATGGTCCCGACCGGTTTCACCCTCGGGGTGGCTACAGCCGCGTTCCAGATTGAGGGGGCGCTCGATGAGGACGGCCGCGGACCTGCCGGCTGGGACGTCTTTGCCGCCAAGCCCGGGACGATCGTGGACGGCCACAGCCCCGCCGTGGCGTGCGACCACTACCACCGCATGCCGCAGGACGTGGCCCTTATGAAGGAACTCGGCATCGATTCCTACCGGTTCTCACTGGCGTGGCCGCGGATCCAGCCCGATGGCCGGGGACCGGTGAACCGGGCCGGCCTGGACTTCTACGACCGGCTGCTGGACGAGCTGCTGGCCAACGGGATTTCCCCGATGGTTACGCTCTACCACTGGGACACGCCGCTGGCCCTCGATGAGGACGGCGGCTGGCTTAACCGGGACACCGCCTACCGGCTGGGGGAGTTCGCCGCCATCGCCGCGGCCGCGTACGGGGACCGGGTGGCCCGCTGGGTGACCATCAATGAGCCCGCCACCGTGACCACGAACGGCTACGCCCTGGGCCTGCACTCCCCGGGGAAGGCCGACTTCGCCAACGGCCTGCCCACCGTGCACCACCAGCTGCTGGGCCACGGCCTTGCCCTGCAGGCACTGCGCGCGGCCAAGGTGCCTGGCGAAATCGGCATGACCAACGTGTACTCGCCCGTGGTGCCCAACTCCGGCAACCCCCTCGACTGGATCAGTGCCGGCGCCATGGATGTGGCTCAGAACCGGCTTTACGCGGACCCGGTGCTTACCGGGAAATACCCGGACCTGATCCGCCTCGGGAAGTTCTTCTCCTCCTTCGACCACCCGGATGAGGACATGGCCGTCATCTGCCAGCCGCTGGATTTCTACGGCATGAACTACTACATGCCCACCCGAGTGGCTGCCGGCGGCGGCGACAGCCCGGTGCCGGCGGCCATGGCGGAGGCGATGGGGGATGACCTCAAGGACGCCACGCCCGGTGCGCCGCTGCATATTGAACCGTGGCCGGACACCGAAACCACCGCCTACGGCTGGCCCGTGAAGCCGGAGTACATGGCCGTGGCGCTCAAGGAAATGGCCGAACGGTACCCGAACCTTCCGCCGGTGATCATCACGGAGGGCGGGGCGAGCTTCGAGGACGTCAAGGTCCGCGACAAGTCCACCAACCGGACCTTCATCCCCGACGAGCGGCGGCTCCGCTACCTGTCCGACCACCTCGGCACCGCCCTCCGCGCCACGGCCCCCGGCGGCGAGGCGGAGAAGATCGACCTGCGCGGCTATTACGTCTGGTCCCTGATGGACAACTTCGAATGGTCGGGCGGCTACAAGCAGCCGTTCGGCCTGGTCCACGTGGACTTCGAGACGCAGGAGCGCACGCCGAAAGCCTCCTTCTACTGGTTCCAGGAACTCCAGGAGGAACGGAAGCTGGCCGCCTCGGCGGATGCCGCCGTCGCGGCTGCGGCGGCCGCGCCGGAGGGTGCCGTAACTGATGGCATGCTGACAGACATAGGGATGTCCGACGGCGGAATGCCCGACGGCGGGCCTGTCACCTAA
- a CDS encoding App1 family protein: MDMPSQESPLAGTSLSGTRVFRLAHRLSDAINTSRLKLARRWKFEPKTIAYQGYGSTEWVRVLGRVVLASKPVPGSRADHAARNGTQNVRGWRAFTSVPIPRSEVEIEIAGTVTKVKADRGGLVDIDIPVSLSPGWHTAILRSAGTEPAEASIFVISPDTKFGIVSDIDDTVMVTALPRPFLALWNTFVLSERARMATPGMAVLLDRLTVEHPDAPVIYLSTGPWNAAPTLARFLTRNMYPAGPLLLTDWGLTQDRWFRSGQEHKRRNLERLAAEFPHMRWLLIGDNGQHDEQIYSQFTQHNADKVAAIAIRQLSVSEAVFAGGHSEDGDHSASTVPWIYSPDGAGIARQLRELELL; this comes from the coding sequence ATGGACATGCCGTCACAGGAATCACCGCTGGCAGGGACGAGTTTGTCAGGGACCCGGGTCTTCCGCCTGGCCCACCGGCTCTCGGACGCGATCAATACGTCGCGCCTCAAGCTCGCCCGCCGCTGGAAGTTCGAACCGAAGACGATCGCCTACCAGGGGTACGGCTCCACGGAGTGGGTCCGCGTCCTGGGCCGGGTAGTGCTGGCCAGCAAGCCCGTGCCGGGCAGCCGTGCCGACCATGCCGCCCGGAACGGCACCCAGAATGTGCGTGGCTGGCGCGCGTTCACCAGCGTTCCCATTCCACGTTCAGAGGTGGAGATCGAGATCGCCGGGACCGTCACGAAGGTGAAGGCCGACCGTGGCGGACTTGTGGACATCGACATTCCGGTGTCCCTCTCCCCCGGCTGGCACACGGCCATACTCCGCTCGGCGGGCACCGAACCGGCGGAAGCCAGCATCTTTGTAATCTCCCCTGACACCAAGTTCGGCATCGTCTCCGACATCGACGACACGGTTATGGTGACGGCACTGCCCCGGCCCTTCCTGGCCCTCTGGAACACCTTTGTGCTGAGCGAGCGGGCCAGGATGGCCACCCCGGGCATGGCCGTGCTGCTGGACCGGCTGACTGTTGAACACCCCGACGCGCCCGTCATCTACCTCTCGACCGGCCCGTGGAACGCGGCGCCTACCCTCGCACGCTTCCTCACCCGGAACATGTACCCGGCCGGCCCGCTGCTGCTCACGGACTGGGGCCTGACCCAGGACCGCTGGTTCCGCAGCGGGCAGGAACACAAACGCCGCAACCTGGAGCGGCTGGCGGCGGAGTTTCCGCACATGCGCTGGCTCCTGATCGGCGACAACGGCCAGCACGACGAGCAGATCTACTCACAGTTCACCCAGCACAACGCGGACAAGGTGGCGGCCATCGCCATCCGGCAGCTGTCCGTGAGTGAGGCAGTCTTCGCCGGCGGCCATTCTGAGGACGGGGACCACAGCGCCTCGACGGTGCCCTGGATCTACTCCCCTGACGGGGCGGGCATAGCCCGGCAGCTCAGGGAGCTCGAACTGCTTTAG
- a CDS encoding DUF72 domain-containing protein, whose product MRTHIGTSGWSYDHWENVLYPPGLPTRDRLQHYVARFSTVELNASFYRWPRDTTFAGWRTRLPAGFALSVKAPRGLTHGKKLYAPEVWIERISRCWHELGDKRAVLLVQLPPDMARDDARLDYFLAVMPDWIRVAVEFRHPSWEQPEVYGLLERHQAAYTVMSGANLPCNLEATAPFVYVRLHGPDHRHLYGGSYSDDDLRWWADRIREWRGSGREVFAYFNNDGGGNAVRNAATLRGMLGDGE is encoded by the coding sequence ATGAGGACCCATATCGGCACGTCCGGCTGGAGCTATGACCACTGGGAAAATGTGCTGTACCCGCCCGGGCTTCCCACCCGCGACCGGCTGCAGCACTATGTGGCAAGGTTCAGCACCGTGGAGCTGAACGCCAGCTTCTACCGCTGGCCGCGGGACACCACCTTTGCCGGCTGGCGGACCAGGCTGCCGGCCGGTTTTGCGCTCTCCGTCAAAGCCCCGCGCGGGCTCACCCACGGCAAGAAGCTGTATGCCCCCGAAGTCTGGATCGAACGGATCTCGCGGTGCTGGCATGAGCTGGGCGACAAGCGGGCGGTGCTGCTGGTCCAATTGCCTCCGGACATGGCGCGCGATGACGCCCGCCTGGACTATTTCCTTGCCGTCATGCCGGACTGGATCCGCGTGGCCGTGGAGTTCCGGCATCCGAGCTGGGAGCAGCCGGAGGTGTATGGCCTGCTTGAACGGCACCAGGCTGCATACACGGTCATGAGCGGCGCCAACCTGCCCTGCAACCTGGAGGCCACCGCACCGTTCGTCTACGTCAGGCTGCACGGGCCCGACCACCGGCACCTGTACGGCGGCTCCTACTCAGACGACGACCTGCGCTGGTGGGCGGACAGGATCCGTGAGTGGCGCGGCTCGGGCCGGGAAGTCTTCGCCTATTTCAATAACGACGGCGGCGGCAACGCCGTGCGCAATGCGGCCACGCTGCGGGGGATGCTGGGAGACGGCGAGTAA
- a CDS encoding GAF and ANTAR domain-containing protein — translation MDSRLNETDVVGRVQEMLLDTQDVQDFLEELARFSADNMSGPRGRIYCGITLLRHRSAATVASSGKHAQALDELQYQFGDGPCLRSCREGVVVHVPDFELDTEFPDYNETVLKNGIRAVLAVPFELPGADARAGLNLYSEKPNVFDAAAVDRAVNYVRQASKGLRLAVMLAQRNENAANLRRAMESRTIIDTAVGIIIAQNRCTQEDAINLIKSASSTRNLKLRDVAAAIVESAGGGNVTTHFE, via the coding sequence GTGGATAGTCGCCTGAACGAGACTGACGTGGTGGGCCGCGTCCAGGAGATGCTGCTGGACACCCAGGATGTGCAGGACTTCCTCGAGGAGCTTGCACGGTTCTCCGCGGACAATATGTCGGGACCGCGCGGCCGGATCTATTGTGGCATCACCCTTCTGCGGCACCGCTCGGCGGCCACGGTAGCCAGCAGCGGCAAGCACGCCCAGGCATTGGACGAACTCCAGTACCAGTTTGGCGACGGTCCCTGCCTTCGCTCCTGCCGGGAAGGTGTCGTTGTCCACGTTCCGGACTTCGAGCTGGACACGGAATTTCCGGACTACAACGAAACCGTGCTGAAGAACGGCATACGTGCGGTACTGGCGGTGCCTTTCGAGCTGCCCGGCGCCGACGCCCGGGCGGGACTGAACCTGTACTCAGAGAAGCCAAACGTCTTTGACGCCGCCGCCGTGGACCGGGCAGTCAACTATGTGCGGCAGGCCTCCAAGGGTCTCCGGCTCGCGGTTATGCTGGCCCAGCGCAACGAGAACGCCGCCAACCTGAGGCGGGCCATGGAATCGCGGACCATCATTGACACGGCCGTGGGCATCATCATTGCGCAGAACCGCTGCACCCAGGAGGACGCCATCAACCTCATCAAGTCGGCGTCCAGCACGCGCAACCTGAAGCTGCGCGACGTCGCTGCGGCCATCGTGGAGTCCGCCGGCGGCGGCAACGTCACAACCCACTTCGAGTGA
- a CDS encoding glycoside hydrolase family 15 protein: MVRIEDYAMVGDLHTGALVSTEGSIDWLCLPRFDSPACFNAILDTPESGRWLLAPAGGGECARRRYRRHTLILETEWETDDGAVRVIDFMPPRDEVADIVRIVVGLHGHVRMRCELALRFDYGHIIPWVRRDSQGLHAIAGPDSAYLVTTAPLRGERMHTVSNFTVKAGERVPFVLTWAPSHVRRPRSVDAEEVLDSTERFWHEWTDKCKVAGPYKDAVQRSLITLKALTYAPTGGIVAAVTTSLPEQLGGPRNWDYRFCWLRDATLTLQALLAAGYTSEAAAWRDWLLRAVAGDPADLQIMYGIHGERRLPELELPWLSGYEKSAPVRVGNAAAGQLQLDVWGEVLDCLALTRNSLLKHTDEAWDVQVALMEYLEGAWDQPDNGLWEMRGPRRHFTHSKVMAWVAADRMVKGVRDSGLPGPADRWEELRDTIHAQVMENGFDPVRNTFTQSYGRPELDASLLLIPRVGFLPPDHPRVVGTIDAIQRELTEDGFVLRYRPQVSDDGLPGDEGVFLACSFWLVEALLGAGRRREATELFERLLSLRNDVGLLSEEWGVQSGRHLGNTPQAFSHFALVTSALELNQRKPRRSDKPLPAKARTG, from the coding sequence ATGGTACGCATCGAGGATTATGCGATGGTCGGGGACCTGCACACCGGCGCCCTGGTCAGCACGGAAGGTTCGATTGACTGGCTGTGCCTGCCGCGCTTCGATTCGCCGGCGTGCTTCAATGCGATCCTGGACACCCCCGAATCCGGCCGCTGGCTCCTGGCCCCTGCCGGGGGAGGAGAATGCGCCCGGCGCCGCTACCGCCGGCACACGCTCATCCTGGAAACCGAATGGGAAACCGACGACGGCGCCGTCCGGGTCATCGACTTCATGCCGCCGCGCGACGAGGTGGCAGACATCGTGCGGATCGTGGTGGGCCTCCACGGGCACGTCCGAATGCGGTGCGAGCTGGCCCTGCGCTTCGACTACGGCCACATCATCCCCTGGGTGCGCAGGGACAGCCAGGGCCTGCATGCCATCGCCGGCCCGGATTCCGCCTATTTGGTGACCACCGCCCCCCTGCGCGGCGAACGCATGCACACGGTCAGCAACTTCACTGTCAAGGCCGGCGAGCGGGTGCCGTTCGTGCTGACGTGGGCGCCGAGCCATGTCCGCCGGCCGCGGTCCGTGGACGCCGAGGAAGTCCTGGACTCCACCGAGCGGTTCTGGCACGAATGGACCGATAAGTGCAAGGTGGCCGGACCGTACAAGGACGCCGTGCAGCGCTCGCTGATCACGCTCAAGGCATTAACCTACGCGCCAACCGGAGGGATCGTGGCAGCGGTGACCACGTCGCTGCCCGAACAGCTGGGCGGGCCGCGCAACTGGGACTACCGCTTCTGCTGGCTCCGGGACGCCACCCTGACGCTGCAGGCGCTGCTGGCCGCCGGCTACACCTCAGAGGCGGCCGCCTGGCGGGACTGGCTGCTGCGGGCAGTGGCAGGGGATCCGGCTGACCTGCAAATCATGTACGGAATCCACGGCGAACGCCGGCTTCCCGAGCTGGAACTTCCCTGGCTGTCCGGCTACGAGAAATCGGCGCCGGTCCGGGTGGGCAACGCAGCCGCGGGTCAGCTACAGCTGGATGTGTGGGGTGAAGTGCTGGATTGCCTTGCCCTGACCCGCAACTCACTGCTGAAGCACACCGACGAGGCCTGGGACGTCCAGGTGGCGCTGATGGAATACCTCGAGGGAGCCTGGGACCAGCCGGACAACGGGCTGTGGGAGATGCGCGGCCCGCGCCGCCATTTCACCCATTCCAAGGTGATGGCATGGGTCGCGGCGGACCGGATGGTCAAAGGGGTCCGGGACTCAGGGCTTCCCGGCCCCGCAGACCGCTGGGAGGAACTCCGCGACACCATCCATGCCCAGGTCATGGAGAACGGCTTCGACCCCGTCCGGAACACCTTCACGCAAAGCTACGGCCGGCCCGAGCTCGATGCCAGCCTGCTCCTCATTCCCCGGGTCGGGTTTCTGCCGCCCGACCATCCCCGAGTGGTGGGCACCATCGACGCCATCCAGCGTGAGCTGACGGAGGACGGCTTCGTGCTCCGGTACCGGCCCCAGGTGAGCGACGACGGCCTGCCCGGGGATGAGGGGGTATTCCTCGCCTGTTCCTTCTGGCTTGTGGAAGCACTGCTGGGTGCCGGCAGGCGCAGGGAGGCCACGGAACTGTTCGAGCGGCTACTGTCCCTGCGCAACGACGTCGGCCTCTTGAGCGAGGAATGGGGCGTCCAGAGCGGGCGGCATCTGGGGAACACCCCGCAGGCCTTCAGCCACTTCGCGCTGGTCACCAGCGCGCTGGAGCTGAACCAGCGCAAGCCCCGCCGAAGCGACAAACCACTCCCCGCAAAGGCCCGTACCGGGTGA
- a CDS encoding YegP family protein, with translation MSGYFELVDAPDGGYRIRLLDGTGALMAVSVTFPTKRAAVAGIAQAREIAGTGLIRDLCKDAVKRPAQKRHMKPSRQALKSAVSAGHSSPLAPPSQRKVSLQGNAAPQGKVSPPGKVSPQGKAMPQRVPAPMLAER, from the coding sequence ATGTCTGGATATTTCGAGTTGGTGGATGCTCCCGACGGCGGATACAGGATCCGGCTGCTGGACGGGACGGGGGCGCTGATGGCGGTGTCTGTCACCTTCCCGACGAAGCGTGCAGCGGTTGCGGGAATTGCGCAGGCGCGGGAGATCGCCGGAACCGGCCTGATCCGGGACCTCTGCAAGGATGCCGTCAAGCGGCCGGCCCAAAAGCGCCACATGAAGCCCTCCCGGCAGGCATTGAAGTCTGCGGTCAGTGCCGGTCATAGCTCACCGCTGGCTCCCCCGTCGCAGCGTAAGGTCTCACTGCAGGGCAACGCTGCCCCGCAAGGCAAAGTGTCCCCGCCGGGCAAAGTGTCCCCGCAAGGCAAGGCGATGCCGCAGCGCGTGCCCGCCCCGATGCTGGCCGAGCGCTGA
- a CDS encoding HAD family hydrolase, with translation MRMRGTDRRKGVLFDVDGTLIDSAYIHTLAWWHAFRQSGYDVPMARIHRCVGMGGARLVDTLLPDSRNKDEVDEAVLSAHSGVFGTYWPSLRPLDGARDLVVQCSESGLAVALASSARQQDLTALRTALSADSFIHAATSANDAENSKPEPDILVAALKAVGVEASEAVYVGDAVWDVMAANALGMPTIALTCGGTSEAELLSVGAAEVYAGPRELLENLGSSAIGKLLAA, from the coding sequence ATGCGCATGAGAGGAACCGATCGCCGGAAGGGTGTCCTGTTCGATGTTGACGGGACGCTAATCGATTCCGCCTACATCCACACCCTCGCCTGGTGGCATGCGTTCCGCCAGTCCGGCTACGACGTGCCCATGGCCCGGATCCACCGCTGCGTGGGGATGGGCGGGGCGCGCCTGGTGGACACGCTGCTGCCGGACTCCCGGAACAAGGATGAGGTGGATGAGGCTGTCCTGTCCGCCCATTCGGGGGTTTTCGGCACATACTGGCCGTCGCTGAGGCCCCTCGACGGGGCCCGCGACCTGGTTGTGCAGTGCAGCGAGAGCGGGCTGGCGGTGGCGCTGGCCTCGTCCGCCAGGCAGCAGGACCTCACGGCGCTCCGGACGGCGTTGTCCGCGGATTCCTTCATTCACGCGGCAACCAGCGCCAACGACGCCGAAAACAGCAAGCCCGAGCCGGACATCCTTGTGGCCGCGCTGAAAGCTGTTGGGGTTGAGGCTTCGGAAGCTGTCTACGTCGGGGACGCGGTGTGGGATGTCATGGCCGCCAATGCCCTCGGCATGCCCACCATCGCGCTCACCTGCGGGGGAACCAGCGAAGCGGAGCTCCTGTCAGTCGGGGCGGCTGAGGTGTACGCGGGGCCGCGGGAACTGCTGGAGAACCTGGGCAGCAGCGCGATTGGAAAGCTGCTCGCCGCCTAG
- a CDS encoding IS1182 family transposase, with protein sequence MQGREDAQRGYLDVEALAGELLAPGSVFAFLAADRGRLFPDSMMEDLFPSHRGRPSVPAPVIGSVLVLQALLGLSDRETAEALTYDLRWKAACGYGLTDTAFHPSTLTYWRRRLAASKNPHRIMEAIAEVVAETGVLKGKRRRAVDSTVLDDAVARQDTITQLIAGIRRFGRDVPGGQDLITTQATGYDYTRTGKPDIAWDDRDAKDGLISALVTDAMALLAAVDPETLDGRAADAYALLALVAGQDVEPAEDSDGTDGRWRIARKVAPDRMISTVDPDTRHAHKTREDRRDGYKAHIVIEPDTGLVTAAALTKAAGEGATDAEAGAMLLELDQTITTGVQVLADSAYGTGELLRTLAAAGHTALIKPKPLARAIEGGFTIDDFTYDHQAGTLTCPNGLVRAITAKGYVTFGAGCTGCPLKSRCTTAARGRKIELHPEHALMREHRTAAQENSFQADYTRHRPMVERSIAWLVKDNRRLRYRGTTKNQAWWQLRIAAVNLKRLLKLGLTSEQGSWAIA encoded by the coding sequence ATGCAGGGACGCGAAGACGCGCAGCGTGGGTATTTGGATGTGGAGGCGCTGGCCGGGGAGTTGTTGGCCCCGGGCAGCGTTTTCGCTTTTCTGGCCGCGGATCGGGGGCGGCTGTTCCCGGATTCAATGATGGAGGACCTGTTCCCGTCGCACCGGGGCAGGCCATCGGTTCCGGCCCCGGTGATCGGTTCGGTGCTGGTGCTGCAGGCATTGCTGGGTTTATCTGACCGGGAAACCGCCGAGGCTTTGACTTATGATCTGCGGTGGAAAGCCGCATGCGGGTACGGGCTCACTGATACGGCGTTTCACCCGAGCACGCTGACGTACTGGCGCAGGCGCTTGGCCGCCTCGAAGAACCCGCACCGGATCATGGAGGCCATCGCCGAAGTCGTCGCCGAGACCGGGGTGCTGAAGGGGAAGCGCCGGCGGGCGGTGGACTCCACGGTCCTGGACGACGCGGTCGCCAGGCAGGACACCATCACGCAGCTGATCGCGGGCATACGCCGTTTTGGCCGTGACGTCCCCGGCGGGCAGGATCTGATCACCACCCAGGCCACCGGGTATGACTACACCCGCACCGGCAAGCCTGACATCGCGTGGGATGACCGGGACGCAAAGGACGGGCTGATCTCGGCTCTGGTCACCGACGCCATGGCCCTGCTTGCGGCGGTCGATCCCGAGACCCTGGATGGCAGGGCCGCTGATGCGTACGCGCTGTTGGCCCTTGTCGCCGGGCAGGACGTGGAGCCAGCCGAGGATTCGGACGGGACGGACGGGCGGTGGAGGATCGCCCGGAAAGTCGCCCCGGACCGGATGATCTCCACCGTGGACCCGGACACCCGGCATGCGCATAAGACCCGGGAAGACCGCCGGGATGGCTACAAGGCCCACATCGTGATCGAACCGGACACCGGACTGGTGACCGCCGCGGCGCTCACCAAGGCCGCGGGCGAGGGTGCCACCGATGCCGAAGCCGGGGCCATGCTTTTGGAGCTGGACCAGACGATCACCACCGGCGTGCAGGTGCTGGCGGACTCGGCCTATGGAACCGGAGAACTGCTCAGGACCCTGGCCGCGGCCGGGCATACCGCCTTGATCAAGCCCAAGCCCCTGGCCCGGGCGATCGAGGGCGGATTCACGATTGATGACTTTACCTACGACCATCAGGCCGGAACGCTGACTTGCCCTAACGGGCTGGTGCGCGCGATCACCGCTAAGGGATATGTCACGTTCGGCGCAGGCTGCACCGGTTGCCCGCTGAAGTCCCGCTGCACGACCGCAGCCCGGGGCCGGAAAATTGAGCTGCATCCCGAGCACGCCCTGATGCGCGAGCACCGCACCGCAGCTCAAGAAAACAGCTTCCAGGCCGACTACACGCGTCACCGGCCCATGGTCGAACGCTCCATCGCGTGGCTCGTGAAAGACAACCGGCGCCTGCGCTACCGCGGAACCACGAAGAACCAAGCCTGGTGGCAATTGCGCATCGCCGCAGTGAACCTCAAACGCCTCCTGAAGCTCGGGCTCACCAGCGAACAGGGATCCTGGGCCATCGCCTGA